The proteins below come from a single Nitrosospira sp. Is2 genomic window:
- the nuoI gene encoding NADH-quinone oxidoreductase subunit NuoI, which yields MWNSLKTMWIIFLHMFHRRVTIQYPDEKPKIPPRWRGRIILSRDPDGEERCVACYLCAAACPVDCIALQATEDEHGRRYPEFFRINFSRCIFCGYCEEACPTDAIQLTPDFEMGEYNRKNLVYEKEDLLIDGTGKYPGYNFYRVAGVGISGKHKGDAENEAPPVDPRSLLP from the coding sequence ATGTGGAATTCCCTGAAGACAATGTGGATCATCTTTCTGCACATGTTCCACCGCCGGGTGACGATTCAGTATCCGGACGAGAAACCCAAGATCCCGCCGCGCTGGCGCGGACGCATCATCCTGAGCCGCGATCCGGATGGGGAGGAACGATGCGTTGCATGCTACCTCTGCGCGGCGGCCTGTCCGGTGGATTGCATCGCATTGCAGGCAACTGAGGATGAGCATGGGCGGCGCTATCCCGAGTTCTTCCGGATCAATTTTTCGCGTTGCATTTTCTGTGGGTATTGCGAGGAGGCATGCCCTACCGATGCGATCCAGCTTACGCCCGACTTCGAAATGGGCGAATACAACCGGAAAAACCTGGTGTACGAAAAAGAGGACCTTTTAATCGATGGCACCGGCAAATACCCTGGCTATAACTTCTACCGGGTAGCCGGGGTTGGAATCAGCGGCAAGCACAAGGGTGATGCCGAGAACGAGGCGCCGCCCGTAGACCCGCGTTCGCTGTTGCCTTGA
- the nuoJ gene encoding NADH-quinone oxidoreductase subunit J encodes MEATFYLSAAVAVAATLMVVTRASAVHALLYLIVSLLAVAVVFFVLGAPFVAALEVIIYAGAVMVLFVFVIMMLNLGKAAAVKEREWLSPGMWMGPAILSALLLAELIYILVGNEGAAIAGRAAVDSREVGITLFGPYLLGVELASLLLLAGLVGACHLGWHTESGWGSRSEPLSDRRGHEHG; translated from the coding sequence ATGGAAGCGACATTCTACTTATCCGCAGCAGTTGCCGTTGCAGCCACGCTGATGGTCGTTACACGGGCGAGTGCCGTGCATGCGCTGCTCTACCTGATCGTGTCCCTGCTCGCCGTTGCGGTCGTCTTTTTTGTGCTGGGGGCGCCGTTTGTCGCTGCACTGGAGGTCATTATTTACGCAGGCGCCGTCATGGTGCTGTTCGTGTTCGTGATAATGATGCTTAACCTCGGCAAGGCCGCAGCGGTTAAGGAGCGCGAATGGTTGAGCCCCGGCATGTGGATGGGCCCCGCCATACTGTCGGCGTTACTGCTGGCTGAACTGATTTATATCCTTGTGGGGAATGAAGGCGCCGCAATCGCCGGCAGGGCAGCGGTCGACTCCAGGGAAGTAGGTATTACGCTCTTCGGACCCTATCTCCTCGGTGTCGAACTGGCTTCGCTGCTGTTACTGGCGGGGTTGGTCGGCGCATGTCATCTCGGCTGGCACACCGAGTCAGGTTGGGGTTCACGTTCTGAGCCCCTTTCGGATAGGCGCGGCCATGAGCACGGCTGA
- the nuoK gene encoding NADH-quinone oxidoreductase subunit NuoK, with translation MSTAEAVTSATTAVAAAIPMHHGLLLAAILFVLGMVGILVRRNLIFILMSIEIMLNAAGLAFVVAGSHWAQADGQVMFIFILSVAAAEVSVGLALLLLLHRRFQTLDADAVSKMRG, from the coding sequence ATGAGCACGGCTGAGGCTGTCACGTCCGCCACTACCGCTGTTGCGGCCGCTATTCCCATGCATCACGGCCTGCTGCTCGCTGCAATCCTTTTCGTGCTGGGAATGGTCGGCATTCTGGTCAGACGCAACCTGATCTTCATCCTGATGTCGATTGAGATCATGCTAAATGCGGCCGGGCTTGCCTTCGTGGTTGCCGGTTCGCACTGGGCGCAGGCCGACGGTCAGGTAATGTTCATCTTTATCCTGTCTGTGGCGGCGGCTGAAGTCTCTGTCGGCCTGGCATTGCTGCTGCTGTTGCATCGCCGCTTCCAGACGCTGGATGCAGACGCGGTGAGCAAGATGCGGGGATAA